A window of the Agrococcus jejuensis genome harbors these coding sequences:
- a CDS encoding succinylglutamate desuccinylase/aspartoacylase family protein produces MRESFAIGTVRVRAGQRQEVELPITRLVTGGDAGLPVLVVHGREPGPTVWVDAAIHGDEVLGVEIVRQVLAQVSPKTLRGTLLAVPVVNVLGFMTGDRYLPDGRDLNRSFPGSARGSLASRIAHLLMTEVISKSDVGIDLHTASARRANLPQIRADLEDAETRRLAEAFGAPLMLHARLRDGSLRQAAREAGGTVLLYEAGEAMRFDDESIAVGVAGVLRVLAALDMLDGESFDDEPPLASFSSGWVRARGSGILRMEVDLGALVEEGQRLGRIADAFGSNARIVRADRDGMIIGLTRAPIVQAGDGLVHIAALGE; encoded by the coding sequence GTGCGTGAGTCGTTCGCGATCGGCACCGTGCGCGTGCGGGCCGGTCAGCGGCAGGAGGTCGAGCTGCCGATCACGCGGCTCGTGACCGGCGGCGACGCAGGCCTGCCCGTGCTCGTCGTGCACGGCCGCGAGCCCGGACCCACGGTGTGGGTGGACGCGGCGATCCACGGCGACGAGGTGCTGGGCGTCGAGATCGTGCGCCAGGTGCTCGCGCAGGTGTCGCCGAAGACGCTGCGCGGCACGCTGCTGGCCGTGCCGGTCGTGAACGTGCTGGGCTTCATGACGGGCGACCGCTACCTGCCCGACGGCCGCGACCTCAACCGCTCGTTCCCCGGGTCGGCGCGCGGGTCGCTCGCGAGCCGCATCGCGCACCTGCTCATGACCGAGGTCATCAGCAAGTCCGACGTCGGCATCGACCTGCACACCGCGTCCGCGCGCCGGGCGAACCTGCCGCAGATCCGCGCCGACCTCGAGGACGCCGAGACGCGCAGGCTCGCCGAGGCGTTCGGCGCACCCCTCATGCTGCACGCGCGGCTGCGCGACGGCTCGCTGCGCCAGGCCGCGCGCGAGGCCGGCGGCACGGTGCTGCTGTACGAGGCGGGCGAGGCCATGCGCTTCGACGACGAGTCGATCGCGGTCGGCGTCGCCGGCGTGCTGCGCGTGCTCGCGGCGCTCGACATGCTCGACGGCGAGAGCTTCGACGACGAGCCGCCGCTCGCGAGCTTCTCGAGCGGCTGGGTGCGGGCGCGCGGCTCGGGCATCCTGCGCATGGAGGTCGACCTGGGCGCGCTCGTCGAGGAGGGGCAGCGGCTCGGTCGCATCGCCGACGCGTTCGGCAGCAACGCGCGCATCGTGCGCGCCGACCGCGACGGCATGATCATCGGGCTCACGCGGGCCCCCATCGTGCAGGCGGGCGACGGGCTCGTGCACATCGCGGCGCTCGGGGAGTGA
- a CDS encoding FUSC family protein yields MTAVPGPLHHVRGVLGESVRLGPAPGAHRVAIRGAIVLAVALGTLLAVDRLDLGIAAAFGAFASIYGGRRPSRTRWRAQAWMGALLTATAAVGALVGMTPWSTWLAIPLVAVVAGLATWASDAQGWRPPGPFFLVFAAGACASVPFAPADVPLVPLVSAATAALAVGLGALEQLVLPTRKAPPPAPPRDPAIRWQVARAVVGVGAAGALATAVSGWLPGGDHPYWAMLSAAVAFAVPHVHGQLARGVQRVVGTFVGLGVAWLLLSAGLPPLATIAVVVALQFVIELVIGWNYAIGLVAITPLAMLLVHLAAPAPIDALLLSRLVETALGVAVGSLAIVAIRPRGRGRGTR; encoded by the coding sequence GTGACCGCCGTGCCCGGCCCGCTGCACCACGTGCGCGGGGTGCTCGGCGAGAGCGTGCGGCTCGGCCCGGCACCGGGGGCGCACCGCGTCGCGATCCGCGGCGCCATCGTGCTCGCCGTCGCGCTCGGCACGCTGCTCGCGGTCGACCGACTCGACCTCGGCATCGCAGCGGCGTTCGGCGCGTTCGCGTCGATCTACGGCGGGCGCCGGCCGTCGCGCACGCGCTGGCGTGCCCAGGCGTGGATGGGCGCGCTGCTCACCGCGACGGCTGCGGTGGGCGCGCTCGTGGGCATGACGCCGTGGAGCACGTGGCTCGCGATCCCGCTCGTCGCGGTCGTGGCGGGGCTCGCGACGTGGGCGTCGGATGCCCAGGGCTGGCGCCCACCGGGCCCGTTCTTCCTGGTCTTCGCAGCCGGGGCGTGCGCGTCGGTGCCCTTCGCGCCCGCCGACGTGCCGCTCGTGCCGCTCGTGTCGGCGGCGACCGCGGCGCTCGCGGTCGGGCTCGGCGCGCTCGAGCAGCTCGTGCTGCCGACGCGCAAGGCGCCCCCGCCCGCGCCGCCGCGGGATCCGGCGATCCGCTGGCAGGTCGCGCGCGCCGTCGTCGGCGTCGGCGCCGCGGGTGCGCTCGCGACCGCCGTGTCGGGCTGGCTGCCCGGCGGCGACCATCCGTACTGGGCGATGCTCTCGGCCGCCGTCGCCTTCGCGGTGCCGCACGTGCACGGGCAGCTCGCGCGCGGCGTGCAGCGCGTCGTCGGCACGTTCGTGGGTCTCGGCGTCGCCTGGCTGCTGCTGTCGGCGGGGCTGCCGCCGCTCGCGACCATCGCGGTCGTCGTCGCGCTGCAGTTCGTGATCGAGCTCGTGATCGGTTGGAACTACGCCATCGGCCTCGTCGCCATCACGCCGCTCGCGATGCTGCTCGTGCACCTCGCGGCACCCGCACCGATCGACGCGCTGCTGCTGTCGCGCCTCGTCGAGACGGCGCTCGGCGTCGCCGTGGGGTCGCTCGCGATCGTGGCGATCCGGCCGCGGGGACGCGGGCGCGGCACGAGGTGA